A genome region from Methylobacterium sp. FF17 includes the following:
- a CDS encoding ABC transporter substrate-binding protein: MPNPARLLLVPLALGLGLCGSVPASAQDAAPPAAIPPSETRIGMIYRPEPAPSSYDAEAIPEDEGVAGARMAVKDNNNTGRFTRQTYLLEEVALAGEKSAGEAARDLAGRGIRYLVVALPAADLLAVADAVKGQGVTVFNVAAPDDRLRGADCRRNVFHVIPSRAMQTDALAQFFTLMRWRKMFLIVGPGENDRLYADAFRNSAKKFALKINAEKPWTFGPLAKARGDTPTRSEAMVFTRGLDYDIAVVADEAGDWGDYVPFRTVDPRPVAGTQGLIAATWHPTLETWGAAQAQNRFRRQSGRLMRPLDYQAWAAVRSVGEAATQKRTADPGVLAPFFADPAFSLPAYKGVSLTYRPWDHQLRQPVIVVQPKAMVSVAPEQGFTHQRTPLDTLGIDLPETACKFPD; the protein is encoded by the coding sequence ATGCCCAATCCCGCGCGCCTCCTCCTCGTCCCGCTCGCCCTCGGCCTCGGGCTGTGCGGATCCGTCCCGGCCTCGGCGCAGGACGCTGCGCCGCCCGCCGCGATCCCCCCGAGCGAGACGCGAATCGGGATGATCTATCGGCCCGAGCCCGCGCCCTCCTCCTACGACGCGGAGGCAATTCCCGAGGACGAGGGCGTGGCGGGCGCGCGGATGGCGGTCAAGGACAACAACAACACCGGCCGCTTCACCAGGCAGACCTACCTGCTCGAGGAGGTCGCCCTCGCGGGCGAAAAATCCGCCGGCGAAGCGGCCCGCGACCTCGCCGGGCGGGGCATCCGCTACCTCGTGGTGGCACTGCCGGCCGCCGACCTGCTCGCCGTCGCGGATGCGGTGAAGGGGCAGGGCGTCACGGTCTTCAACGTCGCGGCTCCCGACGACCGCCTGCGCGGGGCCGATTGCCGGCGCAACGTGTTCCACGTCATCCCCAGCCGGGCGATGCAGACCGATGCCCTGGCGCAATTCTTCACCCTGATGCGCTGGCGCAAGATGTTCCTCATCGTCGGGCCGGGGGAGAACGACCGGCTCTACGCGGACGCCTTCCGGAACTCCGCCAAAAAATTCGCCCTGAAGATCAACGCGGAGAAGCCCTGGACCTTCGGGCCCCTTGCCAAGGCGCGCGGCGACACGCCGACCCGTTCCGAGGCGATGGTCTTCACGCGGGGGCTCGACTACGACATCGCCGTCGTGGCGGACGAGGCGGGAGACTGGGGCGACTACGTCCCCTTCCGGACCGTCGATCCGCGTCCGGTGGCCGGTACGCAGGGGCTCATCGCCGCGACCTGGCATCCGACCCTGGAGACTTGGGGCGCGGCCCAGGCCCAGAACCGGTTCCGGCGCCAGTCGGGGCGGCTGATGCGCCCCCTCGACTACCAGGCTTGGGCGGCGGTGCGCTCGGTGGGCGAGGCCGCCACGCAGAAACGGACGGCCGATCCGGGTGTGCTCGCCCCCTTCTTCGCCGATCCGGCCTTCAGCCTGCCGGCCTACAAGGGCGTGTCGCTGACCTATCGTCCCTGGGACCATCAGCTGCGCCAGCCGGTCATCGTGGTGCAGCCTAAAGCCATGGTCTCGGTCGCACCCGAGCAGGGTTTCACCCACCAGCGAACGCCCCTGGACACCCTCGGCATCGACCTGCCGGAAACCGCCTGCAAGTTTCCCGACTGA
- a CDS encoding DUF447 domain-containing protein, whose protein sequence is MPLILETVVTTTDRDGALHLVPFGLIQDGADWILAPFRPSPTILNLEANPVFAASSPSDVRVIAGAVTGRRDWATLPCERIAGRRLAESFGHAEFEVAAIEDDPVRPRYRGRMVHAAAHMPFIGYNRAQAAVLEAAILSTRLHMLEPDKILTEMRYHAIAIEKTAGPAEREAWDWIEDKVATALGRHDRILERSPPAP, encoded by the coding sequence GTGCCGCTGATCCTCGAGACCGTCGTGACCACGACCGACCGCGACGGCGCGCTCCACCTGGTGCCGTTCGGCCTGATCCAGGACGGGGCGGACTGGATCCTGGCCCCGTTCCGGCCCTCGCCCACCATCCTCAATCTCGAGGCCAATCCCGTCTTCGCCGCCTCCAGCCCCAGCGACGTGCGGGTGATCGCCGGCGCCGTCACGGGGCGGCGCGACTGGGCCACCCTGCCCTGCGAGCGGATCGCCGGCCGGCGGCTCGCTGAGAGCTTCGGTCATGCCGAGTTCGAGGTGGCGGCGATCGAGGACGATCCCGTGCGACCGCGCTACCGGGGACGGATGGTCCATGCCGCAGCGCACATGCCGTTCATCGGCTACAACCGGGCGCAAGCTGCGGTGCTGGAGGCGGCGATCCTCTCCACCCGGCTGCACATGCTGGAGCCGGATAAGATCCTGACCGAGATGCGCTATCACGCCATCGCGATCGAAAAGACCGCCGGGCCCGCCGAGCGCGAGGCCTGGGACTGGATCGAGGACAAGGTCGCCACGGCACTGGGCCGGCACGACCGCATCCTCGAACGTTCCCCCCCAGCACCGTAG
- a CDS encoding (5-formylfuran-3-yl)methyl phosphate synthase: protein MSLSRVSSPFDPADTDPRLLVSVRDADEAALAALAGVDLIDAKDPSRGALGALSPGHVRAIVARVEGRALTSAVAGEPDPAGLAPCIEAMADTGVAFVKVAVRPALTGDELARAASAAPGRLIAVLFAEDHRTDDLVPRLSQAGFLGAMIDTAGKDGRRLTDHLPLTVLGAFVEACRSHGLVSGLAGSLALPDIDRLAPLGAHYLGFRGGLCAAGDRTRGLDPARVAEAVRVLRARARQDAA, encoded by the coding sequence ATGTCCCTGTCCCGCGTTTCCTCGCCCTTCGATCCGGCCGACACCGATCCGCGCCTCCTCGTGAGCGTGCGCGACGCCGACGAGGCGGCGCTCGCTGCCCTTGCGGGCGTCGATCTCATCGATGCCAAGGATCCGTCGCGCGGTGCCCTCGGTGCCCTGTCGCCCGGTCACGTCCGTGCCATCGTGGCGCGGGTGGAGGGGCGTGCCCTCACCAGCGCGGTGGCGGGAGAACCCGATCCGGCCGGGCTCGCGCCCTGCATCGAGGCGATGGCCGACACGGGCGTTGCCTTCGTGAAGGTGGCGGTGCGGCCCGCCTTGACGGGGGACGAACTTGCCCGGGCGGCGTCCGCCGCGCCCGGCCGCCTCATCGCGGTCCTGTTCGCTGAGGATCACCGCACGGACGACCTCGTGCCGCGCCTGAGCCAGGCCGGCTTCCTCGGAGCGATGATCGACACCGCCGGCAAGGACGGGCGCCGGCTCACCGACCACCTGCCTTTGACGGTGCTCGGCGCCTTCGTCGAGGCCTGCCGGTCCCACGGGCTCGTCTCGGGTCTCGCCGGATCGCTGGCGCTTCCGGACATCGATCGCCTGGCCCCCCTCGGCGCGCATTACCTCGGCTTTCGCGGCGGCCTCTGCGCGGCGGGCGACCGCACGCGCGGCCTCGATCCCGCCCGCGTGGCGGAGGCGGTGCGCGTTCTGCGAGCCCGAGCCCGGCAGGACGCCGCCTGA
- a CDS encoding DUF6513 domain-containing protein encodes MARARLEKVAAALPPERFGWSIADAGVKVAALMTEEIIRRRVTIPEGATRIVLPGRCRANPEALARHFGLPVERGPDEIVDLPAYLGLAGRKVDLSRHDLRIFSEIVDASKMTPEQILKKGLDLARRGADVIDLGGLPDTDFPHLEECVRLLKGAGLKVSVDSFSLDELTRGARAGADYLLSLNEQTLDLAFETDAVPVLVPMRPDDLPSLDRAIERMERAGRPYMADPILEPIHFGFVESITRYHETRRRWPGIEMMMGTGNLTELTEADSLGVTALLVGMCSELAIRNVLIVQVSNHTRRTVEEHDAARRVMYAAKADAALPKGYGRSLLALHDKRPYVQTPDEIAVQAAEVKDPNYRIAVAEDGIHVFNRDVHTIGTDAMAFFPDLDVASDGAHAFYLGGELIKAETAWRLGKRYVQDEALAWGAAADAEVEDTTAFKKAGHTKHSGPAGAETARRDATPAEADAAAPETTGPEAAGARAAATSEVPSDTGARIVCGKLVPAGKA; translated from the coding sequence ATGGCGCGCGCACGCCTCGAAAAGGTCGCCGCCGCCCTGCCCCCGGAGCGCTTCGGGTGGAGCATCGCGGATGCGGGCGTGAAGGTCGCCGCCCTGATGACCGAGGAGATCATCCGCCGCCGGGTCACGATCCCCGAGGGCGCCACGCGCATCGTCCTGCCCGGACGCTGCCGGGCCAACCCCGAGGCGCTCGCCCGACATTTCGGCCTGCCCGTGGAGCGCGGCCCCGACGAGATCGTCGATCTGCCGGCCTATCTCGGCCTCGCCGGGCGCAAGGTGGACCTGTCCCGCCACGATCTGCGCATCTTCTCCGAGATCGTCGATGCCTCGAAGATGACGCCCGAGCAGATCCTGAAGAAGGGACTGGATCTCGCCCGACGCGGCGCCGACGTGATCGACCTCGGCGGCCTTCCCGACACCGACTTTCCGCATCTCGAGGAGTGCGTGCGCCTCCTCAAGGGCGCCGGGCTCAAGGTGAGCGTCGATTCCTTCTCCCTCGACGAGCTGACGCGCGGGGCCAGGGCCGGAGCGGATTACCTCCTCAGCCTCAACGAGCAGACCCTGGACCTGGCCTTCGAGACCGATGCGGTGCCGGTACTGGTGCCGATGCGGCCCGACGACCTGCCCTCCCTCGACCGCGCCATCGAACGCATGGAGCGGGCGGGGCGTCCCTACATGGCCGACCCGATCCTGGAGCCGATCCATTTCGGCTTCGTGGAATCGATCACCCGCTATCATGAGACGCGCCGACGCTGGCCCGGCATCGAGATGATGATGGGTACCGGCAACCTCACGGAACTGACGGAGGCCGACAGCCTCGGCGTCACTGCGCTCCTCGTCGGCATGTGCTCGGAACTCGCCATCCGCAACGTGCTCATCGTCCAGGTTTCGAACCACACCCGCCGCACCGTGGAGGAGCACGACGCCGCCCGCCGGGTGATGTACGCGGCCAAAGCCGACGCCGCCCTGCCCAAGGGCTATGGGCGGAGCCTCCTGGCGCTCCACGACAAGCGGCCCTATGTGCAGACCCCGGATGAGATCGCGGTCCAGGCTGCCGAGGTGAAGGACCCGAACTACCGCATCGCCGTGGCCGAGGACGGCATCCACGTGTTCAACCGCGACGTCCACACGATCGGCACCGACGCGATGGCCTTCTTCCCCGATCTCGATGTCGCGAGCGACGGCGCCCACGCCTTCTACCTCGGGGGCGAACTGATTAAGGCCGAGACGGCCTGGCGGCTGGGCAAGCGCTACGTGCAGGACGAGGCCCTGGCCTGGGGTGCGGCCGCCGATGCCGAGGTGGAGGACACCACCGCCTTCAAGAAGGCCGGACACACGAAGCATTCCGGCCCTGCCGGGGCCGAGACCGCACGCCGCGACGCCACGCCCGCCGAGGCGGACGCCGCCGCGCCCGAAACCACGGGACCCGAGGCTGCGGGCGCGCGCGCCGCTGCGACCTCGGAGGTGCCTTCGGATACGGGTGCCCGCATCGTCTGCGGCAAGCTCGTGCCCGCAGGGAAGGCGTGA
- a CDS encoding cupredoxin domain-containing protein has product MKRTMRLTALALVAVLATGTAYALDLTKKRQNLPDLVLGNEEGNDFVVENREIELESGKAYRLRIVAKGRQEYKFYATEFFRNVWFNQIVIQHLEIHGSGPPDHLEFDDPGEIAIEFVTIKPGEYAWSVHGLESKGMTGKFIVK; this is encoded by the coding sequence ATGAAGCGGACGATGCGGCTCACCGCGCTCGCCCTGGTGGCCGTTCTGGCCACGGGAACGGCCTACGCCCTCGACCTGACGAAGAAGCGCCAGAACCTGCCCGACCTCGTGCTCGGCAACGAGGAGGGCAACGACTTCGTCGTGGAGAACCGGGAGATCGAACTCGAATCCGGCAAGGCCTACCGGCTGCGCATCGTCGCCAAGGGCCGTCAGGAGTACAAGTTCTACGCCACCGAGTTCTTCCGCAACGTCTGGTTCAACCAGATCGTTATCCAGCACTTGGAGATCCACGGCAGCGGGCCGCCGGACCACCTCGAATTCGATGATCCCGGCGAGATCGCCATCGAGTTCGTGACCATCAAGCCCGGCGAATATGCCTGGTCCGTGCATGGCCTCGAGTCCAAGGGCATGACCGGCAAGTTCATCGTGAAGTAG
- a CDS encoding YVTN family beta-propeller repeat protein, producing MLTLAMLAGTTLGAAQAQAYTVYVTNEKGNSVSVIDTETLAVTGTWKVGRRPRGVTTSKDGKELFVCASDDDRIDVLDSATGKVVRSLRSGPDPEQFILGPTGNLLYVANEDDSQVTVIDIEKNKVMAEVPVGVEPEGMGLSPDGRILVNTSETTNMAHFIDTTTFAVIDNVLVDARPRFAEFTADGKFLWVSAEVGGTISVIDVAARRVVKKITFKIPSVNDEAIQPVGIRITKDGAKAFVALGPANRIAVIDAKSYAVEKYLPVGQRVWQLAFTPDQKLLFSTNGSSNDISVVDVAAEKVVKSIPVGLLPWGVAVSPN from the coding sequence ATGCTGACGCTGGCGATGCTCGCCGGAACGACGCTCGGTGCCGCGCAGGCGCAGGCCTACACGGTCTATGTCACGAACGAGAAGGGCAACTCGGTCAGCGTCATCGACACCGAGACGCTCGCCGTGACCGGGACCTGGAAGGTCGGCCGGCGTCCGCGGGGCGTCACCACCAGCAAGGACGGCAAGGAACTGTTCGTCTGCGCCAGCGACGACGACCGCATCGATGTGCTCGACTCCGCAACCGGCAAGGTGGTGCGCTCCCTGCGCTCGGGCCCCGACCCCGAGCAGTTCATCCTCGGACCGACCGGCAACCTGCTCTACGTCGCCAACGAGGACGACAGCCAGGTCACGGTCATCGACATCGAGAAGAACAAGGTCATGGCCGAGGTGCCGGTGGGCGTCGAGCCCGAGGGGATGGGCCTGTCACCGGACGGCAGGATCCTGGTGAACACCTCCGAGACCACCAACATGGCCCACTTCATCGACACCACGACCTTCGCGGTGATCGACAACGTGCTGGTGGATGCCCGCCCGCGCTTTGCCGAGTTTACGGCGGACGGAAAGTTCCTCTGGGTCTCGGCGGAGGTCGGCGGCACCATCAGCGTGATCGACGTGGCCGCGCGCCGCGTGGTCAAGAAGATCACCTTCAAGATTCCGAGCGTGAACGACGAGGCGATCCAGCCCGTCGGCATCCGCATCACCAAGGATGGCGCCAAGGCCTTCGTGGCCCTCGGGCCCGCCAACCGCATCGCGGTGATCGACGCGAAATCCTACGCGGTGGAGAAGTACCTGCCCGTGGGCCAGCGCGTCTGGCAGCTCGCCTTCACGCCGGACCAGAAGCTGCTGTTCTCCACCAACGGCTCCTCCAACGACATCTCGGTGGTCGATGTGGCGGCCGAGAAGGTGGTGAAGAGCATTCCCGTGGGGCTGCTGCCCTGGGGCGTCGCGGTCTCGCCGAACTAG
- a CDS encoding SRPBCC family protein: protein MKFLTLTTVAAFALVSFGAQAHGPTRKKVEETVEINAAPDKVWAVISNFQDMSWLPPVEKTEGKGGNEVKATRTLTLKGGATVDEELYKYAPDAKSYSYRITKVDVKTLPVNDYSSTIKVEDEGGKSKVSWSGAFYRGYMNNDPPPELNDEASQKAVRGLYRTGLDALKAKVEKSGS from the coding sequence ATGAAGTTTCTTACCCTGACGACCGTGGCGGCCTTCGCCCTGGTCTCGTTCGGCGCCCAGGCGCACGGCCCGACCCGCAAGAAGGTCGAGGAGACCGTGGAAATCAATGCGGCCCCCGACAAGGTCTGGGCCGTGATCTCCAACTTCCAGGACATGAGCTGGCTGCCCCCGGTCGAGAAGACCGAAGGCAAAGGCGGGAACGAGGTCAAGGCCACCCGCACCCTGACCCTCAAGGGCGGCGCTACGGTGGACGAAGAGCTGTACAAGTACGCCCCCGACGCCAAGAGCTATTCGTACCGGATCACCAAGGTCGATGTGAAGACCCTGCCGGTGAACGACTACTCCTCCACCATCAAGGTCGAAGACGAGGGTGGCAAATCGAAGGTCTCGTGGAGCGGCGCGTTCTATCGCGGCTACATGAACAACGATCCGCCGCCCGAGCTGAACGACGAAGCCTCTCAGAAGGCCGTGCGCGGCCTCTACCGCACGGGCCTCGACGCCCTGAAGGCCAAGGTCGAGAAGAGCGGTTCTTGA
- a CDS encoding ABC transporter permease, translating into MSTHPTTGATPRPLGAAPAEAAVPHLGRLDAIGYLICLGGIVRRELLRFFNQKERFFSALVRPLVWLFIFAAGFRNTLGVSIEPPYQTYVLYEVYVVPGLAVMIQLFNGMQSSLSMVYDREVGSMKVLLTSPYPRWLLLLAKLVAGVTVSVVQAYAFLAIAWFWELDIPALGYLAALPAFIASGLMLGAIGLLLSSMVKQLENFASVMNFVIFPMFFASSALYPLWRIRESSETLYWICQLNPFSHAVQLVRFALYGQFAPIACAVVVGTTLAFFTLAVVAYDPGRGIMARRGGPAGDNA; encoded by the coding sequence ATGAGCACGCATCCGACCACCGGCGCGACCCCGCGCCCGCTCGGCGCCGCCCCGGCGGAGGCGGCGGTGCCCCATCTCGGGCGTCTCGATGCGATCGGCTACCTGATCTGCCTCGGCGGCATCGTGCGTCGTGAATTGCTGCGCTTCTTCAACCAGAAGGAGCGCTTCTTCTCGGCCCTGGTGCGCCCCCTCGTCTGGCTGTTCATCTTCGCGGCGGGCTTCCGCAACACCCTCGGCGTCTCCATCGAGCCGCCCTACCAGACCTACGTGCTCTACGAGGTCTACGTGGTGCCCGGCCTCGCGGTGATGATCCAGCTCTTCAACGGCATGCAATCCTCGCTCTCGATGGTCTACGACCGCGAGGTCGGCTCCATGAAGGTGCTGCTGACCAGCCCCTATCCGCGCTGGCTGCTGCTGCTGGCAAAGCTCGTCGCGGGCGTCACCGTCTCGGTGGTGCAGGCCTACGCGTTCCTCGCGATCGCCTGGTTCTGGGAACTCGACATCCCGGCGCTCGGCTACCTCGCGGCGCTGCCGGCCTTCATCGCCTCGGGGCTGATGCTCGGCGCCATCGGGCTGCTCCTGTCCTCCATGGTCAAGCAGCTCGAGAATTTCGCCAGCGTGATGAACTTCGTGATCTTCCCGATGTTCTTCGCCTCGTCCGCGCTCTATCCGCTCTGGCGGATCCGCGAATCCTCAGAAACGCTGTACTGGATCTGCCAGCTCAACCCCTTCTCCCACGCTGTGCAACTCGTGCGCTTCGCCCTCTACGGGCAGTTCGCGCCAATCGCCTGCGCGGTGGTCGTGGGCACCACCCTCGCCTTCTTCACCCTCGCCGTCGTCGCCTACGATCCCGGCCGTGGCATCATGGCCCGGCGCGGTGGCCCGGCCGGAGATAACGCCTGA
- a CDS encoding ABC transporter ATP-binding protein: MSAALEVANVSHRFGARAALSDVSLTVARGRFTALLGPNGAGKTTLFSVITRLYSNQDGRVSILGHALDREPSRALARLGVVFQARTLDTDLTVAQNLLYHASLHGIARRAAKARIAALLDRVGLADRRDDKVRTLSGGQARRIEIARSLVHEPRLLLLDEPTVGLDLESRADIVAIVRALVREEGLSVLWATHIFEEIDPGDDAVVLHRGRIVARGTAGSIARGDETLEAAFRRLVAEPARQAA, from the coding sequence ATGAGCGCTGCCCTCGAAGTCGCCAATGTCAGCCATCGCTTCGGCGCGCGGGCCGCCCTGTCGGACGTCTCGCTCACCGTGGCGCGGGGGCGGTTCACCGCCCTGCTCGGACCGAACGGGGCCGGCAAGACAACCCTGTTCTCGGTGATCACCCGGCTCTATTCGAACCAGGACGGCCGGGTCTCGATCCTCGGCCACGCCCTCGACCGGGAACCGAGCCGGGCGCTGGCCCGTCTCGGCGTGGTGTTCCAGGCCCGAACCCTCGATACCGACCTCACCGTGGCGCAGAACCTCCTGTACCACGCCAGCCTGCACGGCATCGCCCGCCGCGCCGCCAAGGCGCGGATCGCCGCGCTCCTCGACCGCGTGGGCCTCGCCGACCGGCGCGACGACAAGGTCCGGACCCTCTCGGGCGGGCAGGCCCGCCGCATCGAGATCGCGCGCTCCCTGGTCCACGAACCCCGCCTCCTGCTCCTCGACGAGCCCACCGTCGGCCTCGACCTCGAATCGCGTGCCGACATCGTCGCCATCGTCCGCGCCCTGGTGCGGGAGGAGGGATTGTCGGTGCTCTGGGCCACGCACATCTTCGAGGAGATCGACCCAGGCGACGACGCGGTCGTGCTGCACCGGGGCCGCATCGTCGCCCGCGGAACCGCCGGATCCATCGCGCGGGGCGACGAGACCCTGGAGGCGGCCTTCCGCCGCCTCGTTGCCGAACCCGCACGGCAGGCTGCATGA
- a CDS encoding DUF3280 domain-containing protein, whose protein sequence is MAPSPVRFRLGLGAALAASVLAAPASAAPEKAAIFGVELFDPGVVGGRKARPDEVRRLGLVTDELRRALGDSVEPVDVAPQAAEIAKQAPLYKCDGCAAAIAKTLGAELAVSGYVEKGSNQIFNLTVTIAEAGTGKVIRGGRVVIRADTDDTWAHAMRWVVKNRLLAEPLPNRS, encoded by the coding sequence ATGGCCCCGTCTCCGGTCCGCTTCCGTCTCGGGCTCGGCGCCGCGCTCGCAGCGAGTGTCCTCGCCGCACCGGCCTCCGCCGCGCCGGAAAAGGCTGCGATCTTCGGCGTCGAACTGTTCGATCCCGGCGTTGTCGGCGGGCGGAAAGCCCGGCCGGACGAGGTCCGGCGCCTGGGGCTGGTGACGGATGAGCTGCGCAGGGCGCTCGGCGACAGCGTCGAGCCCGTCGACGTCGCACCCCAGGCGGCCGAGATCGCCAAGCAGGCCCCGCTCTACAAGTGCGACGGCTGTGCCGCCGCCATCGCCAAGACCCTGGGAGCGGAGCTGGCCGTCAGCGGCTATGTCGAGAAGGGCTCCAACCAGATCTTCAATCTCACCGTTACCATCGCGGAGGCCGGCACCGGCAAGGTCATCCGGGGCGGCCGCGTGGTGATCCGCGCGGACACGGATGACACCTGGGCGCACGCCATGCGCTGGGTGGTCAAGAACCGGCTCCTGGCCGAGCCCCTGCCGAACCGCTCCTGA
- a CDS encoding amino acid kinase family protein has product MRAAPSSMVVKLGGSLAGDGGRLRAWLAHLAAGAAGPCILVPGGGALADAVRTTQGALGFSDALAHRLALDAMGRMAEVFHALEPRLVVAPDEAALATTLAAGRIPVWDPVALKAGHPDIPETWDLTSDSLALWLATAVEAPLCRLVKSADAPAGADWAGLARIGLVDAAFPAFAARYAGRIEILGPGADRWRAAA; this is encoded by the coding sequence ATGCGGGCCGCCCCCTCCTCCATGGTCGTCAAGCTCGGCGGCAGCCTTGCCGGAGATGGCGGTCGCCTGCGGGCATGGCTCGCGCACTTGGCGGCGGGCGCGGCAGGGCCCTGCATCCTCGTTCCCGGCGGGGGTGCCCTCGCCGATGCGGTGCGGACGACGCAAGGCGCGCTGGGCTTCTCCGACGCCCTCGCACACCGCCTCGCCCTCGACGCCATGGGCCGCATGGCCGAGGTTTTTCACGCGTTGGAGCCCCGTCTCGTGGTGGCCCCTGATGAGGCCGCCCTCGCGACAACCCTTGCGGCGGGCCGGATCCCGGTCTGGGATCCGGTGGCCCTGAAAGCCGGGCATCCGGACATCCCGGAGACCTGGGACCTCACCTCCGACAGCCTCGCGCTCTGGCTGGCCACCGCCGTCGAGGCGCCGTTGTGCCGCCTCGTGAAATCCGCCGATGCCCCGGCAGGGGCGGACTGGGCCGGGCTAGCCCGGATCGGCCTCGTGGACGCCGCCTTTCCGGCCTTCGCGGCGCGCTATGCCGGGCGCATCGAGATCCTCGGCCCCGGCGCCGACCGCTGGAGGGCCGCCGCGTGA